From one Verrucomicrobiales bacterium genomic stretch:
- the rpmG gene encoding 50S ribosomal protein L33: protein MPREIVTIECSEARKEGKPPSRYTTTRNKKLQTEKIELKKYNPFLRRHTLHREIK from the coding sequence ATGCCTCGAGAAATAGTTACCATCGAATGCAGTGAAGCGCGCAAAGAGGGGAAACCCCCTTCGCGGTATACCACCACCCGCAACAAGAAGCTTCAAACGGAGAAGATTGAGCTCAAGAAATACAATCCTTTCCTGCGGCGCCACACTTTGCACCGTGAAATTAAGTAA
- a CDS encoding fused MFS/spermidine synthase — protein MQTSVTPTPAPTLPASLRTFLYLTAAINGAAILVVEILGAKMLAPYVGTSHFVWTAQISVTLLSLATGYYVGGRMVDRAQDLGRLYQAMLWAAAYLALTISVTERVSYWCMDFGAQLGGLDASIKIGSILASGFLFFVPLTLLAMTGPFLIRILTSTLSGVGGQAGRLSAISTLGSVLGAALIGYVLIPHLPNSRTMFFTAGGLALLSLVYFFFFGQRRSAVAKPILLAVASVGLGLYGVKTDFRTDYGRGVEIFRSNSNYGMLQVIQLKNSAELFYVNDYLTQNIYHTNTQQSGAMFTYMLHALARGYSPKLESALCIGMGVGIVPSQLAREGVKVEVVEINEGVVPIAEKFFDLKPDQLTLHIGDGRHFLNRTTNRYDAVILDAFLGDSSPSHLMTREAFASMRHVLNPGGCIVLNCFGYFDRGRDYFVGSLEKTLQSVFKTVKIHDSGRGNVFMAASDLPEMTLVPPTSYDYIHSDLVSEVQRTLVNVVATDPQRGRILTDDYNPVDYYDAVNRETFRRNMAKSMDPDRKSRL, from the coding sequence GTGCAAACCAGCGTAACACCCACTCCAGCCCCGACCCTGCCAGCCAGCCTTCGAACGTTTCTCTACCTGACAGCGGCGATCAACGGGGCCGCGATCCTGGTGGTAGAGATCCTGGGGGCGAAAATGTTGGCCCCCTATGTAGGCACCTCCCATTTCGTCTGGACGGCCCAAATCTCGGTGACGCTGCTCTCCTTGGCCACAGGCTACTATGTGGGGGGACGCATGGTGGATCGCGCACAAGATCTAGGCCGACTGTATCAGGCGATGTTGTGGGCAGCCGCCTACCTAGCACTCACCATCTCTGTCACCGAGCGGGTGTCGTATTGGTGCATGGACTTCGGAGCCCAGCTCGGCGGCCTGGACGCGAGCATCAAGATCGGATCTATCCTGGCCTCGGGGTTCCTGTTCTTCGTCCCCCTCACTTTGCTAGCCATGACCGGACCCTTCCTCATTCGCATCCTGACCAGCACCTTGAGCGGCGTAGGCGGCCAAGCCGGACGTTTGTCGGCCATCAGCACCCTGGGAAGCGTGCTCGGGGCAGCCCTGATTGGCTATGTTCTCATCCCCCACTTGCCCAACTCGCGAACCATGTTCTTCACGGCGGGCGGCCTCGCCCTCCTCTCCCTGGTTTACTTCTTCTTCTTCGGCCAGCGCCGATCCGCAGTGGCGAAACCCATTCTTCTCGCAGTCGCATCCGTCGGCCTGGGCCTGTATGGCGTCAAGACGGATTTCCGAACGGACTATGGGCGCGGGGTGGAGATCTTTAGGAGCAACTCCAATTACGGCATGCTCCAAGTCATCCAGCTGAAGAACTCGGCCGAACTGTTCTACGTCAACGACTACCTGACCCAGAACATCTACCACACGAATACTCAGCAGAGTGGAGCGATGTTCACCTACATGCTTCACGCCCTGGCCCGGGGTTACAGCCCCAAACTGGAATCGGCACTCTGCATCGGAATGGGCGTTGGAATCGTGCCGAGCCAACTCGCGCGGGAAGGAGTCAAGGTGGAGGTGGTCGAGATCAACGAAGGGGTGGTGCCGATCGCGGAGAAATTCTTCGATCTGAAGCCTGATCAGCTCACCCTGCATATCGGGGACGGCCGACATTTTCTCAACCGGACTACGAATCGATACGACGCCGTCATCCTGGATGCCTTCCTAGGGGATTCCTCACCGTCGCACTTGATGACCCGGGAGGCTTTCGCCTCCATGCGGCATGTGCTCAATCCCGGCGGCTGCATTGTACTCAACTGCTTCGGCTATTTCGACCGTGGGCGAGATTACTTTGTAGGCTCGCTCGAGAAGACCCTTCAGTCGGTCTTCAAGACGGTCAAGATCCACGACTCTGGACGCGGGAATGTATTCATGGCCGCCTCCGACCTGCCTGAGATGACCTTGGTCCCGCCCACCAGCTACGATTACATCCACTCAGATCTCGTGAGCGAGGTGCAGAGGACATTAGTGAACGTCGTCGCCACCGATCCCCAACGCGGAAGGATCCTGACGGATGATTACAACCCGGTGGACTACTATGACGCCGTCAACCGGGAGACGTTTCGTCGGAACATGGCCAAGAGCATGGATCCGGATCGGAAGTCGAGGCTCTAG
- a CDS encoding YkgJ family cysteine cluster protein has product MPIFHECQRCTACCRWPGQVRVSEAEITRIATFLLMDEHEFIQKHTHLSADRRGLILADQPNGACSFLEGDNCRIQPVKPQQCRDFPNLWNFPGFTDSCRAIPRLLDVQEYRRRIYAATGRVEYDDRASHQGS; this is encoded by the coding sequence ATGCCCATCTTCCACGAATGCCAACGGTGCACGGCATGCTGTCGATGGCCCGGCCAGGTACGAGTGTCAGAGGCGGAGATCACTCGCATCGCCACCTTCCTGCTGATGGATGAGCATGAGTTTATTCAGAAACACACGCATCTGAGCGCAGACCGTCGTGGCCTTATCCTGGCGGATCAGCCCAACGGGGCATGCTCATTCCTGGAAGGTGACAACTGCCGGATTCAGCCGGTCAAGCCCCAGCAATGCCGAGATTTCCCGAATCTGTGGAATTTCCCGGGGTTCACCGACAGCTGTCGCGCGATTCCGCGTCTCCTGGACGTGCAAGAATATCGGCGACGCATCTACGCGGCCACCGGGAGAGTGGAGTATGATGACCGAGCGTCGCATCAAGGTTCTTGA
- a CDS encoding transcriptional repressor — protein sequence MKPHPHSCRHESMAELPELTDRLRRESRRVTGPRQAILDVMRRHPHPLLIKEIHALLETGDCDLVTVYRSMQLLQKMGMVKRVEFGQGGARFELLAEGDDGHHHHLVCTGCARVLQLDECLLEEVEKRIARSSGFKKVTHRLEFFGLCPQCARG from the coding sequence ATGAAACCGCACCCGCATTCTTGCCGGCACGAGTCCATGGCGGAGCTTCCTGAGCTGACCGACCGATTGCGGCGCGAATCCCGTCGAGTGACCGGTCCGCGCCAGGCCATCCTGGACGTCATGCGTCGGCACCCGCACCCCTTGCTCATCAAGGAGATTCATGCCCTGCTGGAGACGGGTGATTGCGATCTGGTGACCGTTTATCGGTCCATGCAGTTGCTGCAGAAAATGGGGATGGTCAAGCGAGTTGAGTTCGGTCAGGGAGGAGCCCGATTTGAACTCTTGGCTGAGGGGGACGACGGACACCATCATCATCTGGTGTGCACCGGATGCGCCCGGGTTCTCCAGCTGGACGAATGTCTCTTGGAGGAGGTTGAGAAGCGGATCGCTCGCTCGAGCGGTTTCAAAAAGGTGACCCACCGTTTGGAATTCTTCGGCCTCTGTCCACAGTGCGCCCGGGGCTAG
- the rpsR gene encoding 30S ribosomal protein S18 has protein sequence MPRKTNTDRKDRASKGGRPSMEKRTPRPKPKIDFTVDALDFKNTTLLRQFVTDQGRILPRKYTGLPAHYQRALNRAIKRSRQMLLMK, from the coding sequence ATGCCTCGCAAGACCAATACCGACCGTAAGGACCGCGCCTCCAAAGGTGGCCGGCCATCCATGGAAAAGCGGACTCCCCGTCCCAAGCCCAAGATCGACTTTACGGTCGACGCGCTTGATTTCAAAAATACCACCTTGCTGCGTCAGTTTGTGACCGACCAGGGCCGTATCCTTCCGCGGAAGTACACGGGCCTGCCTGCTCACTACCAACGCGCCTTGAACAGGGCCATTAAGCGGTCTCGCCAGATGCTGCTCATGAAGTAA
- the cheB gene encoding chemotaxis-specific protein-glutamate methyltransferase CheB, whose product MSAPSKQALRVFLVAGPAARRLSVAENLVSIPDTALVGKSEDPLVLMDPANPHKPDMVVLETGTSRVDAILLLRRVAQATGAPVVVLSDSASLGSAYTLSLFEAGAIDVLPGLPQATPSEQDSNERLQISLRQLTAVLRKRNQQTKGSGSSVAPRLRGDALVQPTTESFASGRKPDLVGIETKRTTAASDTARFSARQVIVLGASTGGTEAIKDVLTVLPAEMPGICIVQHIPAVFSRSFAQRLNSLCALEVREAEQGDLVRPGLVLVAPGGFHMELRWERTQYVVRLHRGPEEHHQRPAVDVLFRSAAVAAGPHTIGVLLTGMGKDGALGMKAIKEAGGINLAQDDKSCVVFGMPAAAQELGVVHHVVSLKDMAGAIQHRARIARAAFAA is encoded by the coding sequence ATGTCAGCCCCGTCTAAACAGGCTCTAAGAGTTTTCTTGGTTGCTGGGCCCGCCGCTCGGCGTTTGTCCGTCGCAGAAAACCTCGTTTCCATCCCGGACACAGCCTTGGTTGGAAAGTCCGAGGATCCTCTCGTGCTGATGGATCCTGCCAACCCGCATAAACCTGACATGGTGGTTCTGGAAACGGGCACCTCGCGAGTGGATGCTATTTTACTGCTCCGTCGCGTGGCTCAGGCGACGGGGGCTCCGGTGGTGGTTCTTTCCGACAGCGCCTCGTTGGGTTCGGCGTATACGCTGTCGCTTTTTGAGGCGGGGGCGATCGATGTTCTTCCCGGGCTTCCGCAGGCCACGCCTTCCGAGCAGGATTCTAACGAACGCCTCCAAATCTCGCTCCGCCAGTTAACTGCTGTTCTTCGCAAGCGAAACCAGCAGACGAAAGGCTCGGGATCGTCAGTGGCTCCCCGACTGCGGGGAGATGCTCTCGTCCAACCCACCACCGAAAGCTTTGCCTCAGGGCGGAAGCCTGATCTGGTGGGTATCGAGACGAAGCGGACTACGGCTGCCTCAGACACCGCTCGCTTCAGTGCCCGTCAGGTGATTGTTCTCGGGGCGAGCACGGGCGGCACCGAGGCGATCAAGGATGTTCTGACGGTTCTACCGGCGGAAATGCCTGGCATTTGCATTGTTCAGCACATCCCGGCCGTCTTCTCGCGTTCCTTTGCGCAGCGGTTGAACTCCCTTTGTGCCCTGGAAGTTCGAGAGGCAGAGCAGGGGGATCTCGTGCGCCCAGGACTGGTTCTGGTGGCCCCTGGAGGGTTCCATATGGAGCTCCGGTGGGAAAGGACCCAGTATGTGGTGCGACTGCATCGTGGGCCGGAGGAGCATCATCAACGTCCGGCGGTCGATGTCCTGTTCCGCAGCGCAGCTGTTGCCGCCGGTCCCCATACGATCGGTGTGCTGCTGACCGGGATGGGTAAAGATGGGGCCTTGGGCATGAAGGCGATCAAGGAGGCGGGTGGCATCAATCTGGCCCAGGACGACAAAAGCTGCGTGGTCTTTGGCATGCCCGCGGCTGCCCAAGAGTTGGGGGTGGTCCACCACGTCGTTTCACTGAAGGACATGGCTGGAGCCATTCAGCACCGCGCCCGCATCGCCCGGGCCGCGTTCGCGGCTTAA
- a CDS encoding zinc ABC transporter substrate-binding protein, protein MKTDSNLAVREPGKLALEATRWNELRWLTLSALLAFLGALGNLAAAEPAAGGAPKRLQVLTSFLPIYCFTANIAGDLAQVANLLPANVGPHDYQPTPSDEKKLRTADLLVLNGLQLESWHEKLVRSRVRRKQLTVVEVWKGLNSELIRSVPTLHIVDGGDSHAHDHAGDANPHLWLDPLLAKYAVTNILRALQQADPANASGYAANADGFSRRLDAIHRDYATGLMAASNAPVVVFHDAFVYAAKRYGLRIVGVIEQTPEVTPSPRYLGELKRVIEQQRIRVIFAEPQFPAKLARQLAQDTGVPLAVLDTMETAFDGVLKPDSYERAMAQNLRVLQEHLK, encoded by the coding sequence ATGAAAACTGACAGCAATTTGGCCGTCCGTGAGCCTGGGAAGCTGGCCCTGGAGGCGACTCGATGGAATGAGCTTCGCTGGTTGACTCTGAGTGCGCTGCTCGCGTTTTTGGGGGCGCTCGGCAACCTGGCGGCTGCCGAGCCAGCGGCGGGCGGTGCGCCAAAGCGACTTCAGGTGCTGACCTCCTTTCTTCCCATCTATTGCTTCACAGCCAACATTGCAGGGGATTTGGCCCAGGTGGCGAATCTGCTTCCCGCGAACGTGGGGCCCCACGATTACCAGCCTACACCCAGTGATGAGAAAAAGCTTCGGACGGCCGACTTGCTGGTCCTCAACGGGCTCCAATTAGAGTCTTGGCATGAAAAGCTCGTTCGGTCTCGAGTGCGTCGCAAGCAGCTTACGGTGGTTGAGGTCTGGAAGGGGCTTAACTCCGAGCTCATCCGCTCTGTTCCAACCTTGCACATCGTGGATGGCGGGGATAGTCACGCGCACGATCATGCGGGGGATGCGAACCCCCACCTGTGGTTAGATCCGCTTCTGGCCAAATATGCCGTTACCAACATCCTCCGGGCTCTTCAGCAGGCCGATCCTGCCAATGCCTCGGGCTACGCCGCAAACGCGGATGGATTTTCGCGACGGCTTGATGCCATTCACCGGGATTATGCTACTGGTCTCATGGCGGCCTCCAATGCGCCCGTCGTGGTGTTTCACGACGCTTTTGTCTATGCCGCCAAACGTTATGGGCTGCGTATTGTAGGAGTGATCGAACAAACGCCGGAGGTCACGCCTAGTCCAAGGTATTTGGGTGAACTTAAAAGGGTCATCGAGCAGCAGCGCATTCGGGTGATCTTTGCCGAGCCTCAATTTCCCGCCAAGTTGGCCCGTCAGTTGGCGCAGGATACGGGAGTTCCCCTGGCGGTTCTCGACACCATGGAAACAGCCTTTGACGGCGTGCTTAAGCCTGATTCTTATGAACGGGCCATGGCCCAGAACCTGAGGGTGTTGCAAGAGCACCTTAAGTAA
- a CDS encoding sel1 repeat family protein, whose product MSDEKKNATSDLKGRAEAGEAIAQLQLARQYSDGGVPDLVSAARWFRKAAEQGNSEAQYCLAVRHLNGQGVDQDVSEAVKWLRKAADQGHAGAQDSLGVRYATGQGVAQNETEALKWFRRAAEQGHAVAQFNLGLAYAQGKGAAVDLVEAYAWFCLSAEMGDAVAAGAVETVVESLSLDELRQARALFHQLYSSFAKTMHKTAA is encoded by the coding sequence ATGTCCGATGAAAAAAAGAATGCGACTAGCGATCTGAAAGGTAGAGCCGAGGCGGGGGAGGCGATTGCCCAACTCCAGCTGGCTCGTCAGTACTCCGATGGCGGGGTTCCCGATCTGGTTTCGGCTGCCCGATGGTTTCGTAAGGCGGCCGAGCAGGGCAACAGTGAAGCCCAATACTGTCTTGCCGTGAGACACCTGAATGGACAGGGGGTCGATCAAGATGTCTCGGAGGCTGTGAAATGGTTGCGCAAGGCGGCCGATCAAGGCCACGCCGGAGCCCAGGATAGCTTGGGAGTCCGCTACGCGACCGGACAGGGCGTTGCCCAGAACGAGACGGAAGCCTTGAAGTGGTTTCGTCGGGCAGCGGAGCAGGGGCATGCGGTGGCCCAGTTCAACCTCGGGTTGGCTTACGCCCAGGGGAAAGGGGCGGCCGTCGATCTTGTGGAAGCCTATGCCTGGTTCTGCCTGAGCGCTGAGATGGGCGACGCCGTTGCGGCCGGTGCCGTTGAAACCGTGGTGGAGTCGCTCTCGTTGGATGAATTGCGCCAGGCCCGAGCTCTCTTTCACCAGCTTTACAGCAGCTTTGCAAAAACGATGCATAAAACAGCGGCGTAG
- a CDS encoding TraR/DksA C4-type zinc finger protein has protein sequence MTNKKKTEKKGDTTHAVKPKTGNATSAAILGTGARVGKLAPSPAKKIKPEWVKYHENLIDLRERLLNQMDGLAKESAEEMDNYSLHMADSGTDNFDRDFALSLLSSDQDAIYEIEEALKRIEKGTYGTCELTSKLIPKARLEAIPWTRFTVEAQAQLEREGALRQRKLGNLGTVDTSSPIEIEEDDEVEEKPAKEKE, from the coding sequence GTGACAAATAAGAAAAAGACCGAGAAGAAGGGTGATACGACCCACGCAGTGAAGCCGAAGACGGGTAATGCGACCTCAGCGGCGATTCTCGGTACTGGGGCTCGGGTGGGCAAGTTGGCCCCCTCGCCAGCCAAGAAGATCAAGCCGGAATGGGTCAAATACCATGAAAACCTGATCGATCTGCGTGAGCGTCTCCTGAACCAAATGGATGGGTTAGCCAAGGAATCGGCTGAGGAGATGGATAATTACAGCCTTCACATGGCTGATTCAGGAACTGATAATTTCGATCGCGATTTTGCGCTCAGTCTGCTTTCATCGGATCAGGATGCGATCTATGAGATCGAAGAGGCTTTGAAACGGATCGAGAAGGGTACTTACGGCACTTGCGAATTGACTTCGAAGTTGATCCCCAAGGCTCGGCTGGAAGCGATTCCCTGGACTCGGTTTACGGTTGAGGCTCAGGCTCAATTGGAGCGAGAAGGAGCCTTGCGTCAGCGTAAGTTGGGAAATCTCGGCACGGTGGATACCTCCAGCCCGATTGAGATTGAGGAAGACGATGAAGTGGAAGAGAAGCCGGCCAAAGAGAAAGAATAA
- a CDS encoding 3-deoxy-7-phosphoheptulonate synthase translates to MQPTNNLRVRQTSRLTAPSALKLSLPMTESANRTVVSGRCDVQRILNQQDPRLLVVIGPCSIHDPAAAMEYAERLNRLRTELQDTLFLVMRVYFEKPRTTIGWKGLINDPHLDGTYDIETGLRTARQLLLQANELGLPAGTEFLDPITPQYLADLVTWAAIGARTTESQTHREMASGLSMPVGFKNGTDGGLQIAIDAMKAAMHPHNFLGIDPDGVTSMVRTTGNPDGHVVLRGGRLATNYDAASIASAVEQLKKSQLRPALMVDCSHANSGKLHTRQEEVLQNAVAQRAEGNTAVIGLMVESHLNDGNQPIPANLSELKYGVSITDACVGWDTTERMLRHAHTVLSRAQAPAATR, encoded by the coding sequence ATGCAGCCAACAAATAATCTCCGAGTCCGTCAGACCTCGCGGTTGACGGCGCCGAGTGCCTTGAAGCTCTCGTTGCCGATGACCGAGTCTGCCAACCGCACGGTTGTGAGCGGTCGTTGCGACGTGCAGCGCATCCTTAACCAGCAGGACCCCCGCTTGCTGGTCGTGATTGGGCCCTGTTCCATTCATGATCCGGCCGCGGCGATGGAGTATGCCGAGCGGTTAAACCGTTTGCGCACGGAGCTGCAGGACACGCTTTTCCTGGTGATGCGGGTTTATTTCGAAAAGCCGCGCACCACCATCGGGTGGAAAGGGTTGATCAATGATCCGCATCTCGACGGGACATACGACATCGAGACTGGACTGAGAACCGCCCGCCAACTCCTCCTCCAGGCCAATGAACTAGGCCTGCCTGCCGGAACAGAGTTTTTGGATCCGATCACTCCTCAATACCTGGCAGACCTGGTCACCTGGGCAGCGATTGGCGCACGCACCACCGAATCCCAGACCCACCGAGAGATGGCCAGTGGGCTGTCGATGCCGGTCGGATTCAAGAACGGTACGGATGGCGGGCTTCAAATCGCCATCGATGCCATGAAGGCAGCGATGCACCCTCATAACTTTCTTGGAATCGACCCGGATGGAGTCACCAGCATGGTCAGGACAACCGGCAATCCGGATGGCCACGTGGTGCTCCGTGGAGGGCGCCTAGCCACTAATTATGACGCGGCCAGCATTGCGTCGGCCGTGGAACAGCTGAAAAAGAGTCAGCTTCGGCCGGCTCTGATGGTGGACTGCAGTCATGCCAATTCGGGTAAGCTGCACACGCGTCAGGAGGAGGTGCTCCAGAATGCTGTTGCGCAGCGCGCGGAGGGCAATACCGCTGTGATCGGCCTGATGGTTGAGAGCCACCTGAATGATGGCAACCAGCCTATTCCAGCCAATCTGTCGGAGTTGAAGTACGGGGTTTCCATCACCGACGCCTGTGTCGGGTGGGATACCACTGAGCGGATGCTTCGTCATGCCCATACGGTGTTGAGTCGGGCTCAGGCTCCGGCAGCGACCCGCTAG
- a CDS encoding amidohydrolase family protein, translating into MRIDAHQHFWNLKQFPHPWITENLQPLRHNFLPADLRPLLAQHRLDGSVLVQTFGSLEETRWFLSLATQHEFILGVVGWVDLQDPGVGDTLDALADHPKLVGIRHVVHDEPDPQWLTRPEVLRGLEELARRKLPYDLLLRPPHLPAAIEVARRFPTLPLVVDHIAKPRIASLGWDDWAEAFAALARFPSVYCKLSGMITEASWSGWKPSDLHRYVDHALQHFGPERLMFGSDWPVCLLAGSYARVVEGLEANLSPLKAQDQDRIWGGTAQQFYRLSTAAGQLF; encoded by the coding sequence ATGCGAATCGATGCGCACCAGCACTTTTGGAACCTGAAGCAGTTTCCCCACCCCTGGATTACCGAGAATCTCCAACCGCTGCGCCATAACTTCCTGCCCGCCGACCTCCGTCCGCTTCTGGCTCAGCATCGGCTGGACGGCTCAGTGCTCGTGCAAACCTTTGGATCCTTGGAGGAAACCCGGTGGTTCCTTTCCCTGGCGACTCAACACGAGTTCATCCTGGGCGTGGTCGGCTGGGTTGACCTGCAGGATCCTGGCGTCGGCGACACCCTCGATGCGCTAGCGGATCACCCCAAGCTGGTCGGCATCCGGCACGTGGTCCATGATGAACCCGACCCCCAATGGCTCACGCGCCCGGAAGTGCTTCGAGGACTGGAAGAACTGGCTCGCCGCAAACTTCCCTATGACTTGCTGCTCCGCCCCCCGCACCTCCCGGCAGCCATCGAGGTGGCTCGGCGGTTTCCCACGCTTCCACTCGTGGTGGACCATATCGCCAAACCCAGGATCGCCTCCCTAGGATGGGACGATTGGGCGGAGGCCTTCGCCGCTCTGGCGCGCTTTCCTTCAGTCTACTGCAAGCTCTCCGGGATGATCACCGAAGCGTCCTGGTCCGGGTGGAAACCATCCGATCTGCACCGGTACGTGGATCATGCGCTCCAACACTTCGGCCCTGAACGGTTGATGTTTGGGAGCGACTGGCCGGTTTGCTTGCTGGCGGGAAGCTACGCGAGGGTGGTCGAAGGTCTGGAGGCGAACCTCTCCCCACTCAAGGCTCAGGATCAGGACCGCATCTGGGGAGGAACAGCTCAACAGTTCTACCGGCTTTCCACCGCAGCCGGTCAACTCTTTTAA
- a CDS encoding metal ABC transporter permease codes for MDSLLENIYLVRALIAAACLAPLCGLLGVFVTARRMAFFSDTIAHAALAGVALGFLLGFKEPTVPMVAFSLLIALAMFWLRTNTELLTDTIMALLLSGSVALGIIILSMLKGFRAELHSYLFGDIQAVGTQELVLAGILGALVTTSILWQLNSLSLLTAQEDLAHVCGIPVKRLNYFFVAILTLTVAASIRLLGVMLVTALIVIPPASARNISRNLRQHLLLSMAMGLVSGVAGVFLSYHFDFPTGPTIVMAAIGLFILTLVASRLRRLVQPGASPVTTV; via the coding sequence ATGGATAGCTTGCTGGAGAATATCTACCTGGTCAGAGCCCTCATTGCCGCCGCCTGCCTCGCGCCGCTGTGCGGACTGTTGGGGGTGTTCGTGACCGCTCGGCGGATGGCCTTCTTCAGTGACACGATCGCTCATGCAGCCTTGGCCGGAGTTGCGTTGGGCTTTCTGCTGGGGTTCAAGGAGCCGACCGTGCCCATGGTGGCATTCAGCCTGTTGATTGCTCTGGCCATGTTTTGGCTGCGCACCAACACCGAGCTTTTGACCGATACCATCATGGCTTTGCTGCTGTCAGGCTCCGTGGCCTTGGGCATCATCATTCTCTCGATGTTGAAAGGTTTTCGAGCCGAACTGCATTCCTACCTGTTCGGAGACATTCAGGCGGTGGGAACCCAGGAGTTGGTGCTCGCCGGGATCCTAGGAGCCCTGGTCACGACCTCGATTCTCTGGCAGCTGAACTCGCTGAGCTTGCTCACTGCCCAAGAGGATTTGGCTCACGTGTGCGGGATCCCGGTGAAACGGCTCAATTACTTTTTTGTGGCGATCCTGACGCTCACGGTGGCTGCGAGTATCCGGTTGTTAGGGGTCATGCTGGTCACCGCCCTCATCGTGATTCCTCCCGCCTCGGCGCGCAACATTAGCCGGAACCTCCGCCAGCATCTGTTGCTGAGCATGGCGATGGGGCTGGTGAGCGGGGTAGCTGGCGTGTTCCTGTCGTATCATTTTGATTTTCCCACGGGACCGACTATTGTGATGGCAGCTATCGGGCTGTTTATTTTGACTCTGGTCGCTTCTCGTTTGCGCCGGTTGGTGCAGCCTGGCGCGAGTCCTGTAACCACCGTATGA
- a CDS encoding metal ABC transporter ATP-binding protein produces the protein MDCPHCKVHAPGSALAVSVKDVWLSFGDVPILKGVSLDIPAGELVALIGPNGSGKTTLLRCLLGLEQPQRGSTILFQESNRAKALKRVGYVPQRLTLDRSFMISVREFLCLRLEQTRHWFWRTRAQIDRELVSKLPEIGVRPLLDRPLSGLSGGQLQRVLIAFSLLGNPELLLLDEPTAGVDMPGERTFYELIAEIHRTRKLTVVLVSHDLSMVFKHASWVYALNGTICCEGTPEEVMNADSLKEAYGLHVSPYHHHHHGHTHG, from the coding sequence ATGGATTGCCCTCATTGCAAAGTTCACGCTCCGGGGTCGGCGTTGGCAGTGTCGGTTAAGGACGTCTGGCTCTCCTTTGGGGATGTACCCATTCTGAAGGGAGTGTCATTGGACATCCCTGCCGGGGAGCTGGTGGCTTTGATCGGTCCCAATGGATCGGGCAAGACGACATTGCTTCGTTGCTTGCTTGGGCTGGAGCAGCCCCAGCGCGGATCCACGATTCTGTTTCAGGAATCAAACCGTGCGAAGGCGCTGAAGCGTGTGGGTTATGTCCCGCAGAGGCTGACTCTGGACCGGAGCTTCATGATCAGCGTTCGTGAGTTTCTGTGCCTGCGTCTGGAGCAGACCCGGCATTGGTTTTGGCGAACCCGCGCTCAGATCGACCGCGAGCTGGTTAGCAAACTGCCCGAGATTGGTGTCCGGCCCCTCTTGGATCGGCCGCTCTCGGGGCTGTCTGGTGGTCAGCTCCAACGCGTGCTCATTGCTTTCAGTCTTCTGGGAAACCCCGAGTTGTTGCTTTTGGACGAGCCTACTGCCGGGGTGGACATGCCCGGCGAGCGCACTTTTTACGAGTTGATCGCCGAGATCCATCGCACCCGCAAACTGACCGTGGTTCTGGTTTCACATGATCTTTCGATGGTCTTCAAGCATGCCTCGTGGGTCTATGCCTTAAACGGGACCATCTGCTGCGAGGGAACTCCGGAGGAGGTGATGAACGCGGATTCGCTCAAGGAGGCGTATGGTCTGCACGTCTCGCCCTATCACCACCACCATCACGGCCACACGCATGGATAG